Within Vespula vulgaris chromosome 23, iyVesVulg1.1, whole genome shotgun sequence, the genomic segment AATTGCctttaattatcataaaaaagaattagttttacatattaaatatctacatatatcattACCAGTAGGAAGTATATTTACTATTACTTCATCCGAACAAGTATCGCAAAGTATTCTATGAGCCAATTTACGGCGCATAGCATCCATAACGAGCTTATGTTGTAGCGGATAATGCGGAGGTGGAATTATAAAACATGTATTTGATAGACAAAAATGACATAAAGGACATCTTTCATACATATTACATGCTGAATTaatgttatcattattttgcATCTTacttatatcaatattattagctgtaaaataaattataaagtataattGGATTATGCAAATTATCATTTGTTTtgttagattatatataatgagatTATGAGAAGTGAATTCATCTTACTTTTTCCAATCAAGTCAAAGACACAAGGAGAACACATGGCATGTAAGCAAGGAAGAAGTCTAGGTTCTTGCATTTTTTTACCACATCTTGAACATAAgaaatctttattttcatgaatattccgaattattttcattttatcttctttacaTTCATCACTTAAATTTCCGTTATCCGACAATGTATAGgatagtaaatttattttttgttccatACTCCACCTTAATccatttcttaaaatatagtcattgttaattttataacacttagtgttcatatttttatttatttatagccACAGTAAATAAGACAGATTATGTAcccatttatatttcatagattaacaatatatactttaaatttatattattaccttGTATTAACATTTACGTATTTCGGTTCAATTGTAACAATAGAttgattatttctattttttttcttcctgttaaaagaaatgacgttcccattattattattatatttattattttcgctTTCGCTTTCAATTGTTTTTGCATGACCGAAGCAACTATTTTCAAATTGATTCTTAACTGAACAATTCACGAATTCCATTGATTTAAGTAACTATTTAATcaatagaatttattaattttttatcacatTGTTGTTTAATAATGAACTCATGGTAAATCTGATACTTTACTTTACGGTAGTAGGAATGTCTTGCAGACTACTTCCCAACTTCAGCAGAACGTATCTggttaaaaataacatttaagtAGACCGCGGTATTTCGCGAGCGATAGAAAACGGCGGCTGCtatgtatagatatttatattctataaaataaatgtaggaaacatttctttttttttatcacataataaacatatattaaaaagtatttgtgtgtgtgcatatatacatatatacacacactacaaaaataataatactataaaaaaagaaataaatcactGCTAATCTAAATTGACTTGTTTACCCGATATAAAACTGgcatcaataaaatttttttgccACGCActgtgaataataaattttattcaatattcatatacgtgtaaaaataaaatcgacgatGTAAATATCGAAGAGTAAATAGTACATACAAATAGTTTATAGATTAGAATTACagattaaaagtaaatactatatataaatattaatttaaatatattttatcaaggCCGTTATTGTGTAATTTATAGAAACTTTCAGTGTTTTGACCATTCTGTAACATTAACTACATCTGTAAATAATTGGTAATATCTaccaacaaatatataataagttttctttttttttaaagcgtAACGAATATATGAATACTGCATTAAttcataatgaaataaataattgaagtGCAATGAAGAGATAtcattatacttttatattcaaaGATTATCTACTTTGTTCGGTCCTTTTTACAAGTTTCGGATTTAAGTTTCGTCATTTTCTTATCATTGTAAGGTACTTAGTGTAGATTACAGCCCCATAACTGACTAGTACTTTATGTTTGGCCAAATTTACACACATGTGCGTTAATTATATCAACATGATTTTGTGAATGTAACACTGGAACATAAGAATATACAATGTCGGGATACATTATTTTACacgtgtaaataataattcataaaagagtcatctaaattttaattaattaccttaaatattttttttgtttttactttcaCAAACCATTACGAGCTTTACCATTTCTCATGTGACTATTATTTCTTGTCTTACAATGCTCAAACAAGACATCATAAGAATCAGCATCTGAATCTGATAATACCATCTTAGTGTGTGGAACTgccaaataaattttaatttattaaaaggattgattttttatcaacatataaagttaatattaatattaccatCGTCTTCGGGTTCTGGTTGAAGAAGAGAATAACGAGCTGGCTTTTTCTTCGGACGCAATATTCTTCTCTTACTAGTACATATTCTTTgacataaacaaataaatcccCAAATAAGTCCAACCCAACAAACAACCAAGGATAATAGTGCTATTAACACATACAAAATACTCCAATCTAAAAGATACAATCacaaaattatttacgtttcaaatatttataactggTGAATTAAATTGTATCAATTCATAAAAGACATTAACATACCACAGTTAGATTCTCCATTaccaaaatatttttgtattaaattctgCATCCAAAATGCTTCACACATACACTGTCGTGTTCCCTGATTACACACTCCATGACCTtatccaaaaaatatttctattatcttcCTGATTATACTAGTATTATTATGACTATATATTCATATCCATAGTAACGTGGAAAATATTTCTGTTACCTGAACAATTATTTTGACACAATGCAGTATCTATATTTGCTACTGATAGTTGTAATAAACCAGAATCTTGTTCaagtttttgttttaatctCTTAACCACATCTGGACCAGACATCGTTTCTTTGccaccttttttttctacataaaatattaataccgCTTTTCCTGTACGTGGTTCAGCTCTTAAGTTCCGTACGATAATGGATGCTTCGTCGCGCAATAGcatttgtaattttacaaCCAGAGAATTTTTTTGAGATTCTGTTAATACATTAGCACCTATATTTAATGTCAATTCTACCAAATGAAGCAATTGAGGGTCTGTAAATTCATTGATATGTTAATTAGTAggcttatacatttttttcttaatactgTTTTAATTCAGTTACTTACCTGATTTTACAATTACTGATACGGTATCTTCGTTGCTTAATCCTTGTTCATCTGTTACTTTAAGTTTGAAAAGATATCTGCCAGGCACGATATCAGTTAACTATCACAGATGAAAGAATTATCATTTATGTGCAATATTAGTTTACATCGTTATtctattataacaataaaaattattaccatTAATATTGGTGATTTATCCGTTCCTTCGATTATAGTGCCCACTGCGAGACTAGATGGTTCTCTCGTCCATAACCATTGTCCGATACGTAAATCGTCGGAAGATTGGGAACCGTTAAGGATCAAGGCAACGATAGGAGCTATTATAATTTGATCACCACCAGCATTTGCTTTAGGTGCTgcatttttatctttgaagAAACAAACCATTgtagattaatattattttaatataaattaattgtagAATCTAGAATGCAATAGGAAATAGAATACATACTCTGTGTCACTTTGACACCGACTGTGTCAGAATCTTTATTTCCATTATCATCGATCACTGTTAGTTTGAATAGATAATCTCCCTTAGTTAACTTTGTTACATTTGTAATAGATTCATTTACTGCAGAAAAATCAACTATGCTAGGACCACTGTATGAGTAATATAGTTATAGGAAACATTAGCAAAGACATAGAAtacaagatatatttataatatataatataataattatacctCATTTGTTTCCAGTGATATGAAACTATCTTTATATCATCTTTGCTCTTTCTACCATCTAATACTGTTCGTGTCTCTGGCAATGCAATAGTTATATCCTCTCCAGCATTAGCTACAAggtaataattacaaaaattattattacatgaaatagtttaatattatattgttaactAACCTTTCGGTGGTTTATTTGTTGGAGGCTTTACAAAAACATGAATTTCAGCTGAAGAAGCCTGGCCAGAATCATCTGTTACTTTAAGAACGAAAGTATACATTCCTTCTACCAAATTTGATAGATGTAAATAAGGAGTTCTTGTAAATTGCATGTCTACAGCTTTGTTTTGATCGGAAGGACTTTTTGTCCATTCCCAGCTTGCTATTCCTCTATCATCTGTGCTTAAGTTTCCATTAAGTATCAATGTATTTTGaggtaaataaattataacatcTTGTCCTGCATTCGCACTTGGTGGATAATCGATTACTTTTAAAACTGTTATATTAGCTTTTGTGGAATTTGTGACATGATCAGAGTCTTCAACTGTTAGCTTAAAGGTATAATTTCCAGCAATGAGATTATCCAGTTGTAAGGTAGGAGTATCAACTAAATTAGGCTGATATCCAATAGGACCTTGTTGCAGTTCCCAATGATAAGAAATTATGTGATCATCATCTTTACTCGTTGATCCATCTAATACAGCTCCCGTATTGGGCAATTTTACAACTTGTGAAGCAGGTGAAATTATAGCAATTGGTGCttgatttattcttttagCTAGTTTGTAAAAgttgaaaatgagaaatatttcaatataagaaatttcgtagttttaaaaaatatataaataatagaataactTACGTGGTAAAACACTGACATTTGCATAGGCTTCTCCATAAGCATTTGGACTACTTACAGCTACTTTAAATCTATATAAGCCTTCTGATAAATTACTCAACTTAACAGTTATACGATTTTGATCAGTCATAGTTCCTGTATGGCCTTCTGGTTGACTAAGTAAACTCCAAGCATAATTATAATGTTCATTGCCTTGTTCAGCAGGTATTGTGTATGCTGATAATGTTACTTCATTCTCTGGCAAGCGTACTTCTTTAGAAACTGCAGATACCAACAACTGTTTCAAGGTAGGCTTCACAGATGTAGTTGTACCTTTTAAAATTTGTCCACTTATTTGAGGAGTAACACCAAGTTCTGCAGATTCTATGTCATCTAACACCACACAAGTACCTGCAATTCAAACATTGTAGCTGTAGAATAATTCTTAAAAGTAAtcaaacatatatttatgtacagaaaaaattaaatgctaTATATACCAGCGATATTCCTTTTGAATCCAAAACTGCACTGACAAATACCTATGTCATCTTTTTCCTCGTGTCTAATACATACTTCGTTAGGTGCACACTCTGATGGATCTATGCAACTAACACTGTAAGTCTCAAATACAACATGGGTATCGTCAATGTTGTCCATTAATAAAGGTCTATAcgaattttacaaatatttcaatagcttgaaaaagaatttcttacagaataattatctaaaatatttaccCAGTTTCATCATTTACTTGAGTTAATAGTTCACTCCacatttcattatcttttatcgGTTTGACTAAAACCATACTAGGTGCATTCTCATTTGGTAACTCAGGTCTATACAACGGCATGCACATTTTGGAATTATCACATTTCACATGATAACACGTGTTATTATGCATCAGAGCTACGTTACATCGTAATTTATTGCAACAACTAGCAACGCAATGTTTCATACTTGTTACATGAGACCATGGTGTGAAAAAACTTTGAGAAAGATTTCCACGAGgcaaatattttgtaaatacatGAGGATATAAGCTAGGACATATTATTTGCCATTTTCTATCCCAATTTCTATCCCAAGAATAATCTCCAATGCAAGTTccaaataagaataaatataatccaaggtaataaatattaaacatttttagctacattaacgaaaaaaaaaagagaatcaaaATTGGTTATTGactttgattaattttaattaattttgatgacaatgaaaatcaatatatttttgttattttaccttattatacttttctgcagaatgataaatatttcactGTAAAATAAAGTTCTCTCTTagatgtttttatatatcatacatatcaTTTATACATAAACTGCATTTACAAACTGTCGACGTTTCGTGCCCGTGTCgttattttagaataattcGCAGCTGTATATGGTGAAGCTTATCATAAATTAGTAGCATGTTATTATCACGACCAACAGCTAATCAACTATAGGGGTAATTATCATACTTCCTGGTAAGTCGGAGGAAGGAAACTTAATAATAACTGATAAAATACTGCATTATTAAACTATTTACAACATTGAGTCCAACTTCGTCGATTAATAATTTGGATTTTGTTGACTTACATAGAAATCAAAAGCTTTGTCCAAGAGATAACactatttaatttcgtttatacTCTCTATGACACCTGCACCACTTGCATACACCATTGCGCATGAATTTCTGATTAAATGTAGATGTCGACACTGATGAACAACAACCAAACTGATAACAATAAATCCGAAAATATATAACCTAACGAAATTAAAACAGGAAATATGCACatagattttaaataaataaatatatgtcacaaataaaataaataaatgtcatGACGCAGATAGAGAAAGTATACAGCAtgattttgtataaataaccTATTATGAGcagcaaaaaaagaacagcAGTT encodes:
- the LOC127071746 gene encoding tripartite motif-containing protein 45-like, yielding MEFVNCSVKNQFENSCFGHAKTIESESENNKYNNNNGNVISFNRKKKNRNNQSIVTIEPKYVNVNTRNGLRWSMEQKINLLSYTLSDNGNLSDECKEDKMKIIRNIHENKDFLCSRCGKKMQEPRLLPCLHAMCSPCVFDLIGKTNNIDISKMQNNDNINSACNMYERCPLCHFCLSNTCFIIPPPHYPLQHKLVMDAMRRKLAHRILCDTCSDEVIAIVQCCVCLRNFCSDCGDEHEEKTNVEVKQGKHVVKPLWEATRIRRTILCQIHPSNALRYYCNACQQICCKECMWSIEHRGHASENAIGAGRRAAAYITAMLEKAKILLNSLLIRYNEDIFSNDIYNEQEHFIDQWYVK
- the LOC127071727 gene encoding dyslexia-associated protein KIAA0319, coding for MFNIYYLGLYLFLFGTCIGDYSWDRNWDRKWQIICPSLYPHVFTKYLPRGNLSQSFFTPWSHVTSMKHCVASCCNKLRCNVALMHNNTCYHVKCDNSKMCMPLYRPELPNENAPSMVLVKPIKDNEMWSELLTQVNDETGPLLMDNIDDTHVVFETYSVSCIDPSECAPNEVCIRHEEKDDIGICQCSFGFKRNIAGTCVVLDDIESAELGVTPQISGQILKGTTTSVKPTLKQLLVSAVSKEVRLPENEVTLSAYTIPAEQGNEHYNYAWSLLSQPEGHTGTMTDQNRITVKLSNLSEGLYRFKVAVSSPNAYGEAYANVSVLPPKRINQAPIAIISPASQVVKLPNTGAVLDGSTSKDDDHIISYHWELQQGPIGYQPNLVDTPTLQLDNLIAGNYTFKLTVEDSDHVTNSTKANITVLKVIDYPPSANAGQDVIIYLPQNTLILNGNLSTDDRGIASWEWTKSPSDQNKAVDMQFTRTPYLHLSNLVEGMYTFVLKVTDDSGQASSAEIHVFVKPPTNKPPKANAGEDITIALPETRTVLDGRKSKDDIKIVSYHWKQMSGPSIVDFSAVNESITNVTKLTKGDYLFKLTVIDDNGNKDSDTVGVKVTQNKNAAPKANAGGDQIIIAPIVALILNGSQSSDDLRIGQWLWTREPSSLAVGTIIEGTDKSPILMLTDIVPGRYLFKLKVTDEQGLSNEDTVSVIVKSDPQLLHLVELTLNIGANVLTESQKNSLVVKLQMLLRDEASIIVRNLRAEPRTGKAVLIFYVEKKGGKETMSGPDVVKRLKQKLEQDSGLLQLSVANIDTALCQNNCSGHGVCNQGTRQCMCEAFWMQNLIQKYFGNGESNCDWSILYVLIALLSLVVCWVGLIWGFICLCQRICTSKRRILRPKKKPARYSLLQPEPEDDVPHTKMVLSDSDADSYDVLFEHCKTRNNSHMRNGKARNGL